One Paenibacillus sp. FSL W8-0186 genomic window carries:
- the pknB gene encoding Stk1 family PASTA domain-containing Ser/Thr kinase, whose amino-acid sequence MIGHELGGRYQIIERIGGGGMALVYKAHDVLLNRNVAIKVLRQQFVNDEEFIRRFRREAQSAASLSHPNVVSVYDVGQEDDIHYIVMEYVEGQNLNEIIKERAPLQVDEAIRIASQIADALDHAHHNQIIHRDIKPHNILIGRNGRVKVTDFGIARAVTSTTITQTGSVVGSVHYFSPEHAKGVATGEKSDLYSLGIVLYQMLTGRLPFLGESPISVALKHLQEHFEEPRSVNPMIPQSVENIILKSMRKNPGERYQSAKEMLVDLETCLLPERRMESKLLFDDGDDEDSTRIVPAIRPQMGGSAARGGSKLSREAQADEDRDEAKKGTSFWSKPVLWVSLTVLLLVAMAGVVWYVNKTFTVPDVTVPSVLNMNEADAAKALQDKGLAVGDVKREYKEGFDEGIVYDQSRPEGTIVKEGAIIDLTVSTAKPLKKMPSFSGMTYQEAEAQLVQAGVDKDRISQVEEFSDEEEAGKIIGQSPDEGTEYDPASVSITLKVSKGAKEFSMKNLIGMKQEEAEALIKELGLKLAKDGIKTEPSFEREAGEVIDQWPFAPNSLATPGTEMVLTVSSGYPPEAIKYTFEVPAAPVEEGKNSKIRIVYGDARGDNREWGTKTINATQTFSVELVLAPNKNGAVSVIRDGELFDTYLVSYIDAKQGTVPVPQLPGSQYDENSYNEWDEGEIENPETGRIDQGAVAQAVKADKNNKGNNGKGKGKGKKEHGNN is encoded by the coding sequence ATGATCGGACACGAATTGGGCGGTCGTTATCAAATTATCGAACGAATTGGCGGCGGGGGAATGGCGCTCGTCTACAAAGCGCACGACGTTCTCCTCAATCGCAACGTAGCGATCAAAGTGCTGCGCCAGCAATTTGTGAACGACGAGGAATTTATACGCCGTTTTCGGCGGGAAGCGCAGTCTGCTGCATCTTTGTCGCATCCCAATGTGGTCAGCGTCTATGATGTAGGACAGGAGGACGATATTCATTATATTGTCATGGAGTACGTGGAAGGTCAGAACCTGAACGAAATCATTAAGGAGCGCGCGCCGCTGCAGGTGGACGAGGCCATCCGCATCGCATCGCAAATCGCCGATGCCCTGGATCATGCTCATCATAACCAAATCATTCATCGCGATATTAAACCTCATAACATATTAATCGGCCGCAATGGCCGGGTGAAAGTGACCGATTTTGGGATCGCCCGCGCGGTCACGTCTACGACGATTACGCAAACCGGCTCGGTCGTAGGGTCGGTGCATTATTTCTCGCCGGAGCATGCGAAGGGAGTCGCTACCGGGGAGAAATCGGATTTATATTCACTGGGCATTGTGCTGTATCAAATGCTGACGGGGCGCCTTCCGTTCCTGGGAGAGAGCCCGATTAGCGTTGCCTTGAAGCATTTGCAGGAGCATTTCGAGGAGCCGCGTTCGGTTAACCCGATGATTCCGCAAAGCGTTGAGAACATCATTCTGAAGTCGATGCGCAAAAATCCGGGCGAACGCTATCAGTCGGCCAAAGAAATGCTGGTTGACTTGGAGACCTGCCTGCTGCCGGAGCGGCGGATGGAGTCGAAGCTTTTATTTGATGATGGCGACGATGAGGATAGCACCCGGATCGTTCCGGCGATCAGGCCGCAAATGGGCGGCTCGGCTGCCCGGGGCGGTTCCAAGCTGTCCAGGGAGGCGCAGGCCGACGAGGACCGCGACGAGGCGAAAAAGGGCACGAGCTTCTGGTCGAAGCCAGTGCTCTGGGTAAGCCTAACGGTATTGCTGCTTGTGGCGATGGCCGGCGTCGTATGGTACGTGAACAAAACCTTCACCGTACCTGACGTCACGGTTCCAAGCGTTCTTAATATGAACGAAGCGGACGCAGCGAAGGCGCTGCAGGACAAGGGACTGGCGGTCGGCGACGTGAAGCGGGAGTACAAGGAAGGCTTCGATGAAGGGATCGTCTATGACCAAAGCAGGCCGGAAGGTACGATAGTCAAAGAAGGCGCAATTATAGATTTAACCGTGAGCACAGCCAAACCGCTGAAGAAAATGCCGTCATTCAGCGGCATGACTTATCAGGAAGCGGAAGCCCAGCTCGTCCAGGCCGGAGTGGATAAGGACCGGATCAGTCAGGTGGAAGAGTTCAGCGACGAGGAAGAGGCTGGCAAAATTATTGGTCAAAGCCCCGATGAAGGCACGGAGTATGATCCGGCGTCAGTAAGCATTACACTTAAAGTGAGCAAGGGCGCTAAGGAATTTAGTATGAAGAACCTGATAGGAATGAAACAGGAAGAAGCTGAAGCCCTCATTAAGGAATTGGGGCTGAAGCTGGCCAAGGATGGCATTAAGACGGAGCCTAGCTTTGAGAGAGAAGCGGGCGAGGTCATTGACCAATGGCCGTTTGCCCCGAACAGCCTGGCTACGCCGGGAACCGAAATGGTGCTGACCGTAAGCTCAGGTTATCCGCCGGAAGCCATCAAATACACCTTTGAAGTGCCGGCAGCTCCTGTGGAGGAAGGCAAGAACAGCAAAATCCGGATCGTCTACGGGGACGCACGGGGGGATAATAGAGAATGGGGAACCAAAACGATCAATGCGACCCAAACGTTCTCCGTTGAACTTGTATTAGCCCCGAACAAGAACGGTGCGGTCTCGGTCATCCGGGATGGGGAGCTGTTTGACACTTATCTGGTCTCGTACATTGATGCCAAGCAGGGAACGGTACCTGTGCCTCAACTGCCGGGCAGTCAATATGACGAGAATTCGTACAATGAATGGGACGAAGGCGAGATTGAAAACCCGGAAACGGGACGCATCGACCAGGGAGCTGTAGCCCAAGCCGTTAAAGCGGATAAGAACAATAAGGGCAATAACGGCAAAGGAAAAGGCAAGGGTAAAAAAGAACACGGCAACAACTAG
- a CDS encoding Stp1/IreP family PP2C-type Ser/Thr phosphatase, which yields MKMVYLSDVGRVRPVNEDSAWVSRLEQGYTLGIVADGMGGHQAGDTASKLAVETITQDIVSLAPGLSVQACAEALKAAILHANEVVFRKASEHDEYHNMGTTVVAVLLSGREGVVGHIGDSRAYQFRQDDLILLTEDHSLVNELVKSKQISEEEASVHPRRNVLTRALGTDSDVEVDLDHIILETGDILLLCSDGLSNYVSKEQMTLTLGLDDLSLQDRADRLLQLALNAGGDDNITVALLEHQEEAGSSIKEWNS from the coding sequence ATGAAAATGGTGTATTTAAGTGATGTGGGACGCGTCCGCCCCGTAAATGAGGACAGCGCCTGGGTATCCCGCTTGGAGCAGGGCTACACCTTAGGCATTGTCGCCGATGGCATGGGCGGCCATCAGGCCGGAGATACCGCCAGCAAACTGGCGGTAGAGACGATCACTCAGGATATCGTCTCGCTGGCTCCGGGACTGTCGGTGCAGGCATGCGCTGAGGCGCTTAAAGCAGCGATTCTGCATGCCAATGAAGTTGTTTTCCGCAAAGCCTCAGAACATGATGAGTACCACAACATGGGAACGACCGTCGTCGCCGTGCTTCTCAGCGGACGGGAAGGGGTTGTCGGCCATATTGGCGACAGCCGGGCCTACCAGTTTCGGCAGGACGATCTGATTCTGCTGACGGAGGATCATTCGCTCGTGAATGAGCTTGTCAAGAGCAAGCAAATCAGTGAAGAGGAAGCCAGCGTGCATCCGCGGCGCAACGTGCTGACGAGGGCGCTGGGCACCGATTCCGATGTGGAGGTCGATCTGGACCATATCATATTGGAAACCGGGGATATCCTGCTGCTTTGCAGCGACGGGCTCAGCAACTATGTATCAAAGGAACAAATGACCCTTACGCTGGGATTGGACGATCTCTCCTTGCAGGATCGGGCTGATCGCCTGCTTCAGCTTGCCTTGAATGCAGGTGGCGACGATAATATTACCGTTGCCCTGCTTGAGCATCAGGAAGAAGCCGGGTCAAGCATAAAGGAGTGGAACTCATGA
- the rlmN gene encoding 23S rRNA (adenine(2503)-C(2))-methyltransferase RlmN has product MKPFIYDYTYDELREWAVAQGEPAFRGGQIFDWLYVKRVNSFEEMTNLSKPLRQKLDEQFAFVTLNEITKFESKDGTVKFLFGLHDDHAIETVIMKHNYGNSICVTTQVGCKVGCTFCASTLGGLKRNLSAGEIVAQVVQAQKILDDRGERVSSIVIMGTGEPFENYDATMNFLRIMIHDKGLNIGQRHITVSTSGIVPNIYRFADEDTQINLAISIHAPNDALRSKLMPVNRRFPFDDVMEALRYYIAKTGRRITFEYALIGSVNDQPEHAEELASVIKDMLCHVNLIPVNHVPERKYVRTSRNDIFQFQRILADKGINVTIRREQGHDIAAACGQLRAKHMESGAR; this is encoded by the coding sequence ATGAAACCTTTTATATACGATTATACTTATGATGAATTACGGGAATGGGCTGTCGCCCAAGGAGAGCCTGCGTTTCGCGGAGGGCAAATCTTTGATTGGCTCTATGTAAAACGTGTAAACTCTTTTGAGGAAATGACGAACCTGTCCAAGCCGCTCCGCCAAAAGCTGGATGAGCAATTCGCCTTCGTCACTTTGAATGAAATCACCAAGTTTGAATCGAAGGATGGAACGGTCAAGTTCTTGTTCGGGCTCCATGATGATCATGCGATCGAGACGGTCATCATGAAGCATAACTACGGGAACAGCATTTGCGTAACGACCCAGGTCGGCTGTAAGGTCGGCTGTACGTTCTGTGCCTCGACGCTGGGCGGACTGAAGCGGAACTTATCGGCTGGGGAGATCGTTGCCCAGGTTGTACAGGCTCAGAAAATCCTCGATGACCGCGGCGAGCGTGTAAGCAGTATCGTCATTATGGGCACCGGGGAGCCATTCGAGAATTACGACGCCACGATGAACTTCCTTAGAATCATGATCCATGACAAAGGCTTGAATATCGGGCAAAGGCATATTACGGTCTCGACGAGCGGTATTGTTCCTAACATTTACCGATTCGCCGACGAGGATACGCAAATTAATTTGGCGATATCCATTCACGCGCCTAACGATGCGCTTCGTTCCAAGTTAATGCCGGTGAACCGCCGCTTTCCTTTCGACGACGTTATGGAGGCGCTGCGTTATTACATCGCAAAGACGGGACGCAGAATTACATTCGAATACGCGCTGATCGGCAGTGTCAATGATCAGCCTGAGCATGCTGAGGAACTGGCCAGCGTCATCAAGGACATGCTTTGTCATGTGAATTTGATCCCGGTTAACCATGTGCCGGAGCGCAAATATGTGAGAACTTCAAGAAATGATATTTTTCAGTTTCAGCGCATTTTGGCGGATAAGGGCATCAATGTGACGATCCGCCGTGAGCAAGGACACGATATCGCGGCGGCCTGCGGTCAGCTGCGGGCGAAGCATATGGAGTCTGGTGCGAGGTGA